The sequence below is a genomic window from Trichosurus vulpecula isolate mTriVul1 chromosome 5, mTriVul1.pri, whole genome shotgun sequence.
CAGCTAAGAGTTCGCACGATATGTGGTCAATGATGTGATTTGTGCACGTGGGAAGCTGGAACGTGATGACAGTCTGCATGAGAGAATTCAGAAAACCACCAAACCAGGAGGCAGCTACCAGCCTGACACACAGCCCACCATGCATGATGGCTGAATAGCGCAGAGGGTCGCAAACTGCCACATAGCGGTCATAAGCCATTGttgcaagcaaaacaaactcaatGCCACCTAGCCCCAGAGAGAAAAATAACTGAGCTGCACAGCTCAGGTAAGAAATTAATTTCTCCTCTTCCAAGAAATGAACCAACAACTGGGGGACAATAGTGGTAGCATAAGAGACATCCACAAGAGAGAGATTAGTGAGGAAGAAATACATAGGTGTGTGGAGATGGCTGTCAAGATGGATCAGAATGATTATAAGGATATTTCCAAGCACAGTGACCAGGTACATTGCCAGGAAAAGAACAAAGAGTGAGACCTGAGTCTTCCAGTCACTAGACAGACCCAAGAGAATGAATGAACTCACCCATGTCTGGTTAACTGTTCCCATTAAATTGAGAAAAGTAATCTGTAGAAAAGAGTAGAAAGAATAAGAACATTTGGTTAGAAAACCAGATCAATAGCCTTTCAAAGAAGTGTGTTATTTTCCCAGCTGGGGTAATTATATAACTGTCAACTTGGCCTAGGCAAGGCAG
It includes:
- the LOC118852116 gene encoding olfactory receptor-like protein OLF3 — protein: MGTVNQTWVSSFILLGLSSDWKTQVSLFVLFLAMYLVTVLGNILIIILIHLDSHLHTPMYFFLTNLSLVDVSYATTIVPQLLVHFLEEEKLISYLSCAAQLFFSLGLGGIEFVLLATMAYDRYVAVCDPLRYSAIMHGGLCVRLVAASWFGGFLNSLMQTVITFQLPTCTNHIIDHISCELLAVVRLACVDTSSNEVAIMASSIILLMTPFLLVLLSYIKIISTILKIQSTEGRKKAFQTCASHLTVVALCYGMAIFTYIQPHSTPNILQEKMISLFYALLTPMLNPVIYSMRNKEVKGAWQKLLGKFDEIKLKLTTS